CACGGCGCACCGCACGGTCAACACGGGAACGGAACCGCTCGTCTATCTCGGCATCTATCCCGCCGCCGCCGGCCACGACTACCAGAGCATCGCGGCGAAGAATTTCGCGCACGTCGTCGTCACACGCGCCGGTCGGCCCACGCTCGTGCGCCGCTCCGAATATCGCCCCGCAGCCAACCCCTGATCCCCGATGAGCTACGTCACCAAACCCATTCCCGCCGAAAAGCCGGCCGTCGACCTCGTCACGCGCCCGTGGGGATCCTTCAAGCAGTTCGCGCACAACCGCGAGACGACCGTCTCGTTGATGTCCGTGCTCCCGGGCCAGCGGCTCAGTCTCCAATCGCACACGGGCCGCGCCGAACTCTGGATCGTGCTCGACGACGGCGCCACCGTGACCGTCGGCGAAGCCACCCGCATGTGCCGCGCGGGCGACGAGATTTGGATTCCGGCCAACGAAAAGCACCGCCTCGGCAATCCCACCGCAACGCCCGTCCGCGTCCTCGAGGTGGCGTTCGGCAACTGGCAGCAGGCCGACATCACGCGCTACGACGACGACTTCGCGCGTCCCAACAAGGGAGACTGACGATGCCGCCCCGTCCCGCGAACTACGACAAATTCCCCTTCATCCCCGTCCCCGCCGCTCACGCTGCCGACTGCTGGGTCGGATGGAGCGAGATCGGCACGCGCCTCGGTGCGGCGATCACCGGGCACGGCGCCCTCGTGGTCGACTGCTACCCGGGCGTCCATCTCGATGACGTCCGCCACGCACTGGCGGCGGCCCTGCGCCCCGCGGTGGTGATCGACACACGCGAGGCGTTCAAGCCCGCCGCGACGATCGACAAGCTCGTCGCCCCGGACCTCGGCGGCGCGGATCCGATCTTCGGCCGGCTCACACGCCTGCGCTTCGACGATTTCCTCGATCCGCATCGCGTCGCCGAGTTGCGCGCGAAGATCACCCTTGCACGCGGACTGGCGCTCGTCGTCGGCCCGGCGGCGGCACTCGTCTGTCCGGAGCCCGCCGTTCTCGTCTATGCCGACCTGCCGCGCTGGGAAGGCCAGCTCCGCCAGCGGCGCAACGAGGTGCCGAACCTCGGCGCGGCCAACCACGCCCTCGCCGGTTCGCTGAAATACAAGCGCGCGTTCTTCGTCGATTGGCGCGTCGCCGATCACGAGAAACGCCGCACGATGCCGCGCTGGGATTTTCTGCTCGATACCGTCGACCGCGCCGCACCGAAGCTCATCACCGGTGCCGCGCACCTCGCCGCGCTCGAGGCGGCGGCGCGCCGACCGTTCCGCGTGGTGCCGTTCTTCGACCCGGGTCCCTGGGGCGGCCAATGGATGAAGGAAGTCTGCGACCTCGACCGCTCCGCGAAGAACTTCGCGTGGTGCTTCGACTGCGTGCCGGAGGAAAACAGCCTGCTGCTCGCCTTCGCGCGGGCGCGCGTCGAGATCCCGGCGATCAACCTCGTGTTTCGCCACCCCGAACAGCTGCTCGGTCCGGCGGTGCACGCCCGCTTCGGCGCCGAGTTTCCGATCCGCTTCGACTTCCTCGACACCATGGGCGGCGGCAACCTCTCGCTGCAGGTCCACCCGCCGACCGAGCAGGCGCGCACGGAGTTCGGTCTCCCCTACACGCAAGACGAGAGCTACTACATCCTCGACGCCGAGCCCGGTGCGCGCGTCTACCTCGGACGCGCCAACGGTGCGGACCAAGCGGAGATGTTCGACGCGCTCGCGGCCGCGCAGCAATCCGGCCAGTTCGAGGCCGAGAAATTCGCCGCCAGCTTTCCTGCGAGGACGCACGACCACTTTCTCATTCCCGCCGGCACGCTGCACTGCTCCGGGGCCGGCAGCATGGTGTTGGAGATCAGCGCCACGCCCTACATCTTCACCTTCAAGCTCTGGGATTGGGGTCGGCTCGGTCTCGACGGCAAACCGCGCCCGATCAACCTCGAGCGCGGCCGCCGCGCGATCCGTTGGGAACGCGACGCCGACTACGCCCGGCAGCACCTCGTCAACCAAGTGACGCCGGTCGAGTCCGGCGTCGGCTGGCGGGAGGAGCGCACCGGACTGCATCCGGCCGAGTTCATCGAAACGCGCCGCCACTGGTTCAGTGGCAGCGTGCCTCACGACACCGGCGGCGGCGTGAACGTGCTCAATCTCGTGCAAGGCGCGGAAGCGATCGTCGAGAGTCCGAACGGCGCGTTCGTGCCGTTCGTCGTGCACTACGCCGAGACGTTCATCGTGCCGGCGGGCGTCGGCGCCTACACGATTCGCCCGCACGGCCGCGGCCTCGGGCAGGAGTGTGCGACGCTCAAGGCGTTCGTGCGGACGTGAGGCGAGCAACCCTGCCGGCTGGAAGCTGGCGCTACTTTGCGAGGCGCCGGGCTACGTAAGTCACGGCACGAGCCACCTTGGCGACGTAGCCCTCGGTCATCGCTTCGTTGATGTAGAGTAGAATGCCGTCGCGGATGATCGCCTCGGCGACGGGACAATGAACCTCGCGATAATCCATCGAGGTCAGACCGGCGTCGCGCACCGGCCAGGCGCCACCGAAGAAATTGTGCGTCTGGAACACGCGGTAACCGTAGACCGGTTTCGGGAGATAGCCGGGATTGAGATTCACGCCTTCGGCGCGAAGCGCTTCGGCGAAGGCCGTCGCACCGCCCGCGAAACGCTCCTCCTCGAGGCGGAAGAAATAAAACCAGTAACTGTGCGTGTCGCCCGCGCGCTTCAGCGGGGGCAACAATCCCGGCACGCCGACGAGCGCCTCGTCGAGCTGGGCCGCGATGGCGATGCGGCGCGCGACGATGCCGTCGAGCTTCGGCAGTTGGGCCGCGGCGATCGCCGCCTGCGGCTCGGTGATGCGATAGTTGGGAGCGAGGTCGGCGGGATCGCGCAGGAGAGCGACGTCGCGCTCGCCCGCCACGCGGTCGTAGGACTTGTCGCCCCACTTCTGCAGGCTGACGCCGTAGGCATCGGAATTGGTGCCCACCATGCCGCCATCGCCGCAGCTGAGATGCTTGAAGTCGTTGAACGAGTAGCAGCCGAAGTCGCCGATGAGTCCGACCGGCGTGCCTTGATATCTCGCGCCCCACGCCTGCGCGCAGTCCTCGATCAGCGCGAGCCGATGCTCGGTCGCGATCGCCCTGAGCGCCGCGAGGTCGCACGGATTGCCGGCGAGGTGAACCGCGAGGATCGCGCGCGTCTTTGCCGTGATGGCGCGACGCACCGCGGCCGGATCGAGATTGTAGGTGCGCGGCTCGAGGTCGGCGAAAACCGGCACGGCCTGCTGATAGAGGATGCCGATGACCGAACCCATGTCGGTGATCGGCGGC
The Candidatus Didemnitutus sp. genome window above contains:
- a CDS encoding phosphomannose isomerase type II C-terminal cupin domain, coding for MSYVTKPIPAEKPAVDLVTRPWGSFKQFAHNRETTVSLMSVLPGQRLSLQSHTGRAELWIVLDDGATVTVGEATRMCRAGDEIWIPANEKHRLGNPTATPVRVLEVAFGNWQQADITRYDDDFARPNKGD
- a CDS encoding class I mannose-6-phosphate isomerase; the encoded protein is MPPRPANYDKFPFIPVPAAHAADCWVGWSEIGTRLGAAITGHGALVVDCYPGVHLDDVRHALAAALRPAVVIDTREAFKPAATIDKLVAPDLGGADPIFGRLTRLRFDDFLDPHRVAELRAKITLARGLALVVGPAAALVCPEPAVLVYADLPRWEGQLRQRRNEVPNLGAANHALAGSLKYKRAFFVDWRVADHEKRRTMPRWDFLLDTVDRAAPKLITGAAHLAALEAAARRPFRVVPFFDPGPWGGQWMKEVCDLDRSAKNFAWCFDCVPEENSLLLAFARARVEIPAINLVFRHPEQLLGPAVHARFGAEFPIRFDFLDTMGGGNLSLQVHPPTEQARTEFGLPYTQDESYYILDAEPGARVYLGRANGADQAEMFDALAAAQQSGQFEAEKFAASFPARTHDHFLIPAGTLHCSGAGSMVLEISATPYIFTFKLWDWGRLGLDGKPRPINLERGRRAIRWERDADYARQHLVNQVTPVESGVGWREERTGLHPAEFIETRRHWFSGSVPHDTGGGVNVLNLVQGAEAIVESPNGAFVPFVVHYAETFIVPAGVGAYTIRPHGRGLGQECATLKAFVRT
- a CDS encoding DegT/DnrJ/EryC1/StrS family aminotransferase — encoded protein: MLDQPSLFYWRGPQTTALLEEFRRAYPLRHCFPCSSGTASIHIALAALRLKPGEEVIVPPITDMGSVIGILYQQAVPVFADLEPRTYNLDPAAVRRAITAKTRAILAVHLAGNPCDLAALRAIATEHRLALIEDCAQAWGARYQGTPVGLIGDFGCYSFNDFKHLSCGDGGMVGTNSDAYGVSLQKWGDKSYDRVAGERDVALLRDPADLAPNYRITEPQAAIAAAQLPKLDGIVARRIAIAAQLDEALVGVPGLLPPLKRAGDTHSYWFYFFRLEEERFAGGATAFAEALRAEGVNLNPGYLPKPVYGYRVFQTHNFFGGAWPVRDAGLTSMDYREVHCPVAEAIIRDGILLYINEAMTEGYVAKVARAVTYVARRLAK